The following coding sequences are from one Calothrix sp. PCC 6303 window:
- a CDS encoding ParM/StbA family protein — protein MSKACNLYLAVDVGGSQTKIIYQFSDWKSPEYLLMSPGVEQISKSDLKRYFDQLGWVGAPTPQQQAWLEWKSNIFVVGDFVSEFAPQDRIFERKYENALYKVLAAVGTILSKHNIGKKRRGNPESLKVNLNLGLLLPWNEYNDRKRFEEQLELMLKSLKFRGQSWDVNLSHFECRPEGGGLAAIRIKQNGLDWLQKHKVAVLMFGHRNVTAIYFDAGAIKRGDSPLLGFSTFLDDVCSRVSGLERDKLAAAIFEGLYQKSSQVYRDECTVHPEWGQMEAIASLATAKDESLKALEREDIAQAIQLAIPSYWNRIKKWLDKNIPHLPSEVIVGGGAAAFLEPELEEYFNCKADTKYGAPTRQSGKRASAYTSRNFRDHANLVWVEDIQKQIENLFEFNWQDRRQQSVRLIDCFGMFDQLKDMVAEAENANS, from the coding sequence ATGTCAAAGGCGTGCAATCTTTACCTGGCAGTGGATGTTGGGGGTTCTCAAACCAAGATTATTTATCAATTTTCAGATTGGAAATCTCCCGAATATTTATTGATGTCCCCCGGTGTCGAACAAATTAGCAAATCCGATTTGAAACGCTACTTCGACCAGTTAGGGTGGGTTGGCGCTCCAACTCCCCAGCAACAGGCTTGGTTGGAGTGGAAAAGTAACATTTTTGTGGTAGGAGATTTTGTCAGCGAGTTCGCCCCCCAGGATAGAATTTTTGAACGCAAGTACGAAAATGCTCTGTACAAGGTACTGGCTGCGGTGGGAACAATCTTGTCCAAGCACAATATTGGTAAAAAGCGCCGGGGGAATCCAGAATCTTTAAAGGTAAATCTCAACCTGGGTTTGCTCCTACCCTGGAACGAATACAACGACCGCAAACGCTTTGAAGAACAGTTGGAACTGATGCTCAAAAGTTTGAAGTTTCGCGGACAGTCTTGGGATGTTAATTTATCCCATTTCGAGTGCCGTCCCGAAGGTGGGGGTTTAGCTGCCATCCGAATTAAACAAAATGGTTTGGATTGGTTGCAAAAGCATAAAGTCGCCGTGTTGATGTTTGGACATCGGAATGTGACGGCAATTTATTTTGATGCTGGTGCCATTAAACGGGGTGATAGTCCCCTGTTAGGTTTTTCCACCTTTCTTGATGACGTATGCAGTCGGGTAAGTGGTTTGGAGCGGGATAAATTGGCAGCAGCTATTTTTGAGGGCTTGTACCAGAAAAGCTCCCAGGTTTATAGAGATGAATGTACAGTGCATCCCGAATGGGGTCAAATGGAAGCGATCGCTTCTTTGGCGACGGCTAAGGATGAAAGTTTGAAAGCATTGGAACGAGAGGATATAGCCCAAGCGATACAATTGGCGATACCCAGTTATTGGAACCGAATTAAAAAGTGGTTGGATAAAAATATTCCCCACCTACCTTCGGAAGTGATTGTTGGTGGAGGAGCGGCAGCATTTTTGGAGCCGGAATTGGAGGAATATTTTAACTGCAAAGCCGATACTAAGTATGGCGCACCTACACGTCAAAGTGGAAAAAGAGCATCGGCATATACTAGTCGAAATTTTCGTGACCATGCCAATTTGGTTTGGGTTGAGGATATTCAAAAGCAAATTGAGAATTTGTTTGAATTTAATTGGCAAGATAGGCGACAACAATCTGTGCGCTTGATTGATTGCTTTGGAATGTTTGACCAATTGAAAGATATGGTTGCAGAGGCAGAAAACGCTAATTCTTAA
- a CDS encoding plasmid mobilization protein: MGSKTKRDDGVSRKITHPVRFAEDEYEQLKQKAYNARVSVTEFIRRAALRRQVVEPPPPPQINWKLYEELNAIGVNLNQIAKAVNRAVKSGRGANVDAGRLQNLVDRLNAAIRETQMQLLECGVTDDEEED, translated from the coding sequence ATGGGTAGTAAGACCAAAAGGGACGACGGTGTTTCCAGAAAAATTACGCATCCGGTGCGATTTGCGGAGGACGAGTACGAGCAATTGAAGCAGAAAGCCTACAATGCGCGGGTATCGGTGACGGAATTTATCCGCCGTGCAGCCCTGAGACGGCAAGTTGTAGAACCACCACCACCCCCACAGATAAATTGGAAATTGTACGAGGAATTAAACGCGATCGGCGTTAATCTGAATCAAATTGCTAAGGCTGTTAATCGAGCGGTAAAGTCGGGAAGGGGAGCAAATGTGGATGCGGGACGATTGCAAAACTTGGTCGATCGGTTAAATGCTGCGATTCGAGAAACCCAGATGCAGTTGTTGGAATGTGGGGTTACAGATGATGAGGAGGAGGATTGA